One part of the Leucobacter triazinivorans genome encodes these proteins:
- a CDS encoding flavin monoamine oxidase family protein, which translates to MQSVDVVVIGAGFAGLIASRELGRAGLEVLTLEARDRIGGRTWTDHRLGRDLEMGANWVHWVQPHVWAEMTRYSRGIVRSPRAEEASWHGADGTPRTGTLEEFMALIDEGQQLVVDDVREAMPRGVDPTNGAIRDLDRLSLQDRFDALDLDPEARAANESVWVGHVNAPLDQVGLSSALRWVAATGGHWQLMHEASATYRVVDGMRGFTDALAGDIPGEIRLNTTVISVTQNGAGSDAHAVVETADGARIRARRVISTLPVNAIAGIRFEPALPEVWRRQSTETVASQGTKVWLRAKGHLPRFFAYASQHHPLSVLKAEFYETDEQGDYTVLVAFGPDHTRIDLDDLAGVQAAVDAFRPGIEVTEVTAHDWMTDPLSRTTWMTHRPGQLTRDLAELQQPDGAVHFATTDNADLWGGFIDGAIESGLREARRVAEALLPH; encoded by the coding sequence ATGCAGTCGGTCGATGTCGTGGTGATCGGCGCCGGATTCGCGGGGCTCATCGCCTCACGCGAGCTCGGCCGGGCCGGCCTCGAGGTGCTCACGCTCGAGGCGCGCGACCGCATCGGCGGGCGCACCTGGACCGACCACCGCCTGGGCCGAGACCTCGAGATGGGCGCCAACTGGGTGCACTGGGTGCAGCCCCACGTGTGGGCCGAGATGACCCGCTACAGTCGCGGGATCGTGCGCAGCCCCCGCGCCGAGGAGGCCTCCTGGCACGGGGCCGACGGCACCCCGCGCACGGGCACCCTCGAGGAGTTCATGGCGCTGATCGATGAGGGCCAGCAGCTCGTCGTCGACGACGTACGCGAAGCGATGCCGCGCGGCGTCGATCCCACGAACGGTGCGATCCGGGATCTCGATCGCCTCAGCCTCCAGGACCGCTTCGACGCGCTCGACCTCGACCCCGAGGCCCGTGCCGCCAACGAGTCGGTGTGGGTGGGCCACGTGAACGCCCCGCTCGACCAGGTGGGCCTCTCGAGCGCGCTGCGCTGGGTCGCTGCCACGGGAGGCCACTGGCAGCTCATGCACGAGGCCTCCGCCACCTACCGAGTGGTCGATGGGATGCGCGGCTTCACCGACGCGCTCGCGGGCGACATCCCCGGCGAGATCCGCCTGAACACGACCGTGATCTCGGTGACTCAGAACGGTGCGGGATCCGACGCGCACGCGGTCGTCGAGACGGCCGACGGCGCGCGGATCCGCGCGCGGCGCGTGATCAGCACGCTGCCCGTCAACGCGATCGCGGGGATCCGATTCGAACCCGCGCTGCCGGAGGTCTGGCGGCGGCAGAGCACCGAGACCGTCGCGTCGCAGGGCACCAAGGTCTGGCTGCGCGCGAAGGGGCACCTGCCCCGCTTCTTCGCCTACGCGAGCCAGCACCATCCGCTGTCGGTACTCAAGGCCGAGTTCTACGAGACCGACGAGCAGGGCGACTACACGGTCCTCGTCGCCTTCGGCCCCGACCACACCCGCATCGACCTCGACGACCTCGCGGGCGTGCAGGCCGCGGTCGACGCATTCAGGCCCGGCATCGAGGTCACGGAGGTCACCGCCCACGACTGGATGACCGACCCGCTCTCCCGCACCACCTGGATGACGCACCGGCCCGGCCAGCTCACCCGCGACCTCGCGGAGCTGCAGCAGCCCGACGGCGCCGTGCACTTCGCCACCACCGACAACGCGGACCTGTGGGGCGGCTTCATCGACGGCGCGATCGAGTCGGGCCTGCGCGAAGCCCGCAGGGTCGCCGAAGCCCTCCTGCCCCACTGA
- a CDS encoding purine-nucleoside phosphorylase, with amino-acid sequence MTEPLDPTARAAEAAAAIARLTGVDRHDIGLTLGSGWGRAADVIGETVAVIPAEEVPGFHVSGVPGHSGTLRSIRLASGRHALVIGARTHFYEGRGVRAVVHGVRTAAAAGAGIMLLTNGAGGIDPAFRAGEPVLISDHLNLTAASPVEGANFVDLTDLYADRLRALAREAEPSLQQGVYVQLPGPHYETPAEIHYLRTIGGQIVGMSTALEAIAARQAGMEVLGLSLITNPAAGMGEDPLSHEEVLAEGKAAEPRLAELLSRVVARL; translated from the coding sequence ATGACCGAGCCGCTCGACCCCACCGCCCGTGCCGCCGAAGCCGCGGCGGCCATCGCCCGCCTCACCGGCGTGGATCGCCACGACATCGGCCTCACCCTGGGCAGCGGCTGGGGCCGGGCCGCCGACGTGATCGGCGAGACCGTCGCCGTGATCCCGGCCGAGGAGGTGCCCGGCTTCCATGTCTCGGGCGTTCCCGGCCACTCGGGGACGCTGCGCTCGATCCGTCTCGCGAGCGGCCGGCACGCGCTCGTCATCGGGGCGCGCACCCACTTCTACGAGGGTCGCGGCGTGCGCGCAGTCGTCCACGGCGTGCGCACCGCCGCCGCCGCGGGCGCCGGGATCATGCTTCTCACCAACGGTGCGGGCGGCATCGATCCCGCGTTCCGGGCCGGCGAGCCCGTGCTGATCAGCGATCACCTCAATCTCACCGCGGCCTCCCCGGTCGAGGGTGCGAACTTCGTCGACCTCACCGACCTCTACGCCGACCGGCTGCGCGCACTGGCGCGCGAAGCGGAACCGTCGCTGCAGCAGGGCGTCTACGTGCAGCTGCCCGGCCCGCACTACGAGACCCCGGCCGAGATCCACTACCTGCGCACCATCGGCGGGCAGATCGTGGGCATGTCGACCGCGCTCGAGGCGATCGCCGCCAGGCAGGCGGGCATGGAGGTGCTGGGCCTCTCGCTCATCACGAACCCCGCTGCTGGCATGGGCGAGGATCCGCTCAGCCACGAAGAGGTGCTCGCCGAGGGCAAGGCGGCCGAGCCCCGCCTCGCCGAGCTGCTCTCCCGCGTCGTCGCGCGGCTGTAG